The following are encoded together in the Streptomyces sp. NBC_00358 genome:
- a CDS encoding O-antigen ligase family protein has product MSHALPVTPLDAVTAALRRALPVLPVVAVITLLGLPITPSDDGGANIADAMSGLVVLCCAIRLVRARRRPLSVTAAVVLGLPVVGIAVSAAGAADPGAGIAGLTRYLQIFVLVPAAVLLLVRDRRDFRLLAWSFVALALWQGAVGVEQYVTGTGASYQGEYVRAVGTFGPADVMGMATVVAFGLVCSVALALGTDAARQRAVAVLCALALLPPLAMSFSRGAWIATAVACGAQLVLAGLRRALKMGAGVAAAGMILVGGLGAGTAMLQERIASISQVTDAPDQSVTDRYTMWAAAADMWREHPLTGVGLKGFPDNRDGHAALALSSGSDISGAGAAYRKQPLLSPHNMYLLVLSEQGLIGLVALAGSWLALLVCALRGLVRVRRAPPDPAGARLTSGRTPPGTDCGLVACGLIVWQLIDFVYADIGGPSTVLTAVVFGLIGWWALMDPSARTAVDAPAPVLSVPEEAAAR; this is encoded by the coding sequence ATGAGCCACGCCCTGCCCGTCACCCCACTGGACGCCGTGACCGCCGCCCTCCGGCGCGCGCTGCCGGTGCTGCCCGTCGTCGCGGTGATCACGCTGCTCGGGCTGCCGATCACGCCCAGCGACGATGGCGGAGCGAACATCGCGGACGCCATGTCCGGTCTCGTGGTGCTCTGTTGCGCGATCCGTCTCGTACGGGCCCGTCGGCGCCCGCTGTCCGTGACCGCCGCCGTGGTCCTCGGACTCCCGGTGGTCGGCATCGCGGTCTCGGCGGCCGGAGCCGCGGATCCGGGGGCCGGGATCGCCGGGCTCACCCGCTATCTGCAGATCTTCGTGCTGGTGCCGGCCGCGGTCCTGCTGCTCGTCCGCGACCGGCGCGACTTCCGGCTGCTGGCCTGGTCGTTCGTCGCTCTGGCGCTGTGGCAGGGGGCGGTCGGGGTCGAACAGTACGTGACCGGGACCGGCGCCTCGTACCAGGGCGAGTACGTCCGGGCGGTCGGCACCTTCGGGCCGGCCGACGTGATGGGCATGGCGACGGTGGTCGCGTTCGGTCTGGTGTGCTCGGTGGCGCTGGCGCTGGGTACGGACGCGGCGCGGCAGCGCGCCGTCGCCGTGCTGTGCGCGCTGGCCCTCCTTCCGCCGCTCGCGATGTCGTTCAGCAGGGGCGCCTGGATCGCCACGGCCGTGGCCTGCGGCGCGCAGCTCGTACTGGCGGGGCTGCGGCGCGCGCTGAAGATGGGCGCGGGGGTGGCCGCGGCCGGGATGATCCTCGTGGGCGGGCTGGGTGCCGGCACCGCGATGCTCCAGGAACGCATCGCCAGCATCTCGCAGGTCACCGACGCGCCGGACCAGTCGGTGACCGACCGGTACACGATGTGGGCGGCGGCCGCGGACATGTGGCGCGAGCACCCGCTGACCGGAGTCGGGCTGAAGGGCTTCCCGGACAACCGGGACGGTCATGCCGCGCTCGCCCTCTCCTCGGGCAGCGACATCTCGGGCGCGGGTGCCGCGTACCGCAAGCAGCCGCTGCTCTCGCCCCACAACATGTACCTCCTCGTCCTCAGTGAGCAGGGCCTGATCGGGCTGGTCGCCCTCGCGGGGAGCTGGCTCGCGCTCCTGGTGTGCGCGCTGCGCGGGCTCGTCCGCGTGCGCCGCGCCCCGCCGGACCCGGCGGGGGCCCGCCTCACCTCGGGCCGGACCCCGCCCGGCACGGACTGCGGGCTCGTCGCGTGCGGGCTGATCGTCTGGCAGCTGATCGACTTCGTGTACGCGGACATCGGCGGCCCCTCCACGGTCCTGACGGCCGTCGTGTTCGGCCTCATCGGCTGGTGGGCGCTGATGGATCCGTCGGCCCGGACCGCCGTCGACGCGCCCGCTCCGGTCCTGTCCGTACCGGAAGAGGCCGCGGCGCGATGA
- a CDS encoding exopolysaccharide biosynthesis polyprenyl glycosylphosphotransferase: MTAESTVPSPGGQPREYGSSPVSVIPSRETDGGFRFPSGQRTAARRAPWLPLAAVDAVAALAAGRTLTEIQRHPLLVVALLLGVVVLNARAALYRPAPQPTLLDELPAVCARIAVTWCALAAVLAAFAPQGALSARSLALGCAVQSALGCAGRGTVYWRRRRALAQRPGAALVIGPAGTAQRVAAAFLRHPNCGVRPVGVVSGRPSGVEGLPVLTTGEEVQRALIQNSVRVVLVVEPPSGRGPMLRALALAGCELWEVDADSPSYDREGRYTLAGFACRRLPLGRRHARIGKRFLDVAVSGALLLLVSPLLLVCAAVLRLIDGPGVVFRQERIGKDGRPFTLLKFRTHRPVDAHEAATRWSVANEQEMSRFCHFLRRTSLDELLQLLNVLWGDMSMVGPRPERPYFVAKFSQTYPGYAARHRMQTGITGLAQVHGLRGDTSIEDRCRFDNAYIDNWSLWQDICILLRTAAALVRPTGS, from the coding sequence GTGACTGCGGAAAGCACCGTTCCCTCCCCCGGCGGACAGCCCCGGGAGTACGGATCCTCACCCGTCTCGGTCATCCCCTCGCGCGAGACCGACGGCGGTTTCAGGTTCCCGTCCGGGCAGCGGACCGCCGCCCGGCGTGCCCCTTGGCTGCCGCTGGCCGCCGTGGACGCCGTCGCGGCGCTGGCGGCCGGCCGGACGCTCACGGAGATCCAGCGGCACCCGCTGCTCGTCGTCGCGCTGCTGCTCGGCGTGGTCGTCCTGAACGCGCGGGCGGCGCTGTACCGGCCCGCGCCCCAGCCCACCCTGCTCGACGAACTGCCCGCCGTCTGCGCGCGGATCGCGGTCACCTGGTGCGCGCTGGCCGCCGTGCTCGCCGCGTTCGCGCCGCAGGGCGCGCTGTCGGCGCGGTCGCTGGCGCTCGGCTGCGCCGTGCAGTCGGCGCTCGGCTGCGCGGGCCGCGGCACGGTGTACTGGCGGCGTCGCCGGGCCCTCGCGCAGCGGCCCGGCGCCGCCCTGGTGATCGGTCCCGCGGGAACGGCCCAGCGGGTGGCGGCGGCCTTCCTGCGCCACCCGAACTGCGGGGTGCGGCCGGTGGGTGTCGTGTCCGGCCGGCCGTCCGGTGTCGAGGGACTGCCGGTCCTCACCACCGGCGAGGAAGTGCAGCGGGCGCTCATCCAGAACAGTGTGCGGGTCGTGCTCGTGGTGGAGCCGCCGAGCGGACGCGGGCCGATGCTGCGGGCGTTGGCCCTCGCGGGCTGCGAACTGTGGGAGGTCGACGCCGACTCCCCGTCGTACGACCGGGAGGGCAGGTACACGCTGGCCGGCTTCGCCTGCCGTCGCCTGCCGCTCGGCCGGCGACACGCCCGTATCGGCAAGAGGTTCCTCGATGTCGCAGTCTCCGGAGCGCTGTTGCTGCTGGTCAGTCCGCTGCTGCTGGTGTGCGCGGCCGTTCTGCGGCTGATCGACGGGCCCGGTGTGGTGTTCCGGCAGGAGCGCATCGGCAAGGACGGGCGGCCGTTCACGCTGCTGAAGTTCCGCACCCATCGCCCGGTCGACGCGCACGAGGCGGCGACCCGCTGGAGCGTGGCCAACGAGCAGGAGATGAGCCGTTTCTGTCATTTCCTGCGACGTACCTCGCTCGATGAGCTGCTCCAACTGCTGAACGTCCTGTGGGGGGACATGAGCATGGTCGGACCGCGCCCCGAACGGCCTTATTTCGTGGCCAAGTTCAGTCAGACCTATCCGGGCTACGCGGCCCGGCACCGGATGCAGACCGGCATCACCGGACTCGCCCAGGTGCACGGGCTGCGCGGCGACACCTCGATCGAGGACCGCTGCCGGTTCGACAACGCCTACATCGACAACTGGTCGCTGTGGCAGGACATCTGCATCCTGCTGCGCACCGCCGCCGCGCTCGTGCGCCCCACGGGGAGCTGA
- a CDS encoding glycosyltransferase has protein sequence MHLPTDPPPRVLHVTQPIDGGVARVVTDLVRAQLAAGTHVTLACPDGSGLAREVRALGADVRPWHATRAPGPQLAQEVRRLGRVLARVRPDVVHAHSAKAGLAARLALRGRVPTVFQPHAWSFEAVDGAAAALALRWERWGARWASRIVCVSEAERTTGVRAGVRAPWRVIPNGVDPERFHPASVDTVRAGIPLLAGVDPAAPLVVCVGRLCRQKGQDVLLEAWPSVLRRVPTARLVLVGDGPDAARLRAGAPRDVLFAEATADAVPWYQAADLVVLPSRWEGMALAPLEAMACGRPVVVTDVDGARESLPPGHDARCLVPSAEPEPLAETIGALLSDPLLRESLGHQGRRHVLTTHDVRLTADAVAGVYRELLAGRGARHAGNVMCADHTECRESIHS, from the coding sequence GCTCGCCTGCCCGGACGGCAGCGGTCTCGCCCGCGAGGTGCGGGCGCTGGGCGCGGACGTACGGCCCTGGCACGCGACGCGTGCGCCGGGGCCACAGCTCGCTCAGGAGGTCCGGCGGCTCGGCCGGGTGCTGGCGCGGGTGCGGCCCGACGTGGTGCACGCGCACAGCGCCAAGGCGGGGCTGGCGGCCCGGCTCGCGCTGCGCGGCCGGGTACCGACGGTGTTCCAGCCGCACGCCTGGTCGTTCGAGGCCGTCGACGGTGCCGCCGCCGCGCTAGCGCTGCGCTGGGAGAGGTGGGGGGCCCGCTGGGCCTCCCGGATCGTGTGCGTGAGCGAGGCCGAACGTACGACCGGCGTACGCGCCGGAGTGCGCGCCCCCTGGCGGGTGATCCCCAACGGCGTCGACCCGGAGCGCTTCCACCCCGCGTCCGTGGACACCGTACGAGCCGGGATCCCCCTGCTCGCCGGGGTCGATCCGGCGGCTCCGCTGGTGGTGTGCGTGGGACGGCTGTGCCGGCAAAAGGGGCAGGACGTCCTGCTGGAGGCATGGCCCTCGGTGCTGCGGCGGGTGCCCACGGCCCGGCTCGTGCTCGTCGGGGACGGTCCGGACGCCGCGCGGCTGCGCGCCGGGGCCCCGCGTGACGTGCTGTTCGCCGAGGCCACCGCCGATGCCGTGCCCTGGTACCAGGCCGCCGATCTGGTGGTGCTGCCGTCCCGTTGGGAGGGCATGGCGCTGGCTCCGCTGGAGGCCATGGCCTGCGGTCGTCCGGTCGTGGTGACGGACGTGGACGGCGCCCGCGAGAGTCTGCCGCCGGGGCACGACGCCCGTTGTCTGGTGCCCTCGGCGGAGCCGGAACCGCTGGCGGAGACGATCGGCGCGCTGCTGTCCGATCCGCTGCTGCGCGAATCGCTCGGCCACCAGGGGCGCCGCCACGTACTGACCACGCACGACGTGCGCCTCACGGCCGACGCGGTCGCGGGGGTGTACCGCGAACTGCTGGCCGGCCGAGGGGCGCGGCACGCCGGGAACGTCATGTGCGCGGACCACACCGAGTGCAGGGAGTCCATCCACTCGTGA